One part of the Parabacteroides distasonis ATCC 8503 genome encodes these proteins:
- a CDS encoding Rpn family recombination-promoting nuclease/putative transposase: MGKFINPFTDFGFKHIFGREMDKDILIEFLNDLLEGEYTIMDLRIMNNERLPETEQGRKVIFDIHCETDKGERIIIEMQNREQPHFKDRALYYLSHSVVEQGIKGTWDYELAAVYGVFFLNFTLDEENGPDKNGKEGKFRRDIILADRENGQVFNPKFRQIYIELPRFNKEEEECETDFERWIYVLKHMDTLDRMPFKARKAIFERLERIGSMANLTPKQRAQYEAEWKMYNDYYNTLDFAVEKGMKKGMEEGMEKGLQKGLQEGLQEGLQKGKESTARNMKAEGITPLIIQKCTGLSLEEIERL; this comes from the coding sequence ATGGGAAAATTTATCAACCCCTTCACCGATTTCGGCTTCAAGCACATATTCGGCAGGGAAATGGACAAGGACATTTTAATCGAGTTCCTGAATGACCTCCTCGAAGGGGAGTATACTATCATGGACCTGAGGATCATGAACAATGAGCGATTGCCCGAGACAGAGCAAGGAAGGAAGGTCATCTTCGATATCCATTGCGAGACCGACAAGGGCGAACGGATCATAATCGAGATGCAGAACAGGGAACAGCCCCACTTCAAGGACAGGGCCTTATACTACCTCTCGCACTCGGTGGTGGAACAGGGGATAAAGGGAACATGGGACTATGAGCTGGCGGCTGTGTACGGCGTCTTCTTCTTGAACTTCACGCTCGACGAAGAGAACGGGCCAGACAAAAACGGGAAGGAGGGTAAATTCCGAAGGGACATCATATTGGCGGACCGGGAGAACGGACAGGTATTCAACCCCAAGTTCCGCCAGATCTATATTGAGCTTCCTCGATTCAACAAAGAGGAGGAAGAATGCGAGACAGATTTTGAACGTTGGATTTATGTACTAAAGCATATGGATACATTAGACAGAATGCCTTTCAAGGCACGCAAGGCCATATTCGAGCGGTTGGAACGCATCGGATCCATGGCGAACCTCACCCCCAAACAACGAGCGCAGTACGAGGCGGAGTGGAAGATGTATAATGATTATTATAACACCTTGGACTTCGCCGTTGAGAAAGGCATGAAAAAAGGGATGGAAGAAGGCATGGAAAAAGGATTGCAAAAAGGATTACAAGAAGGATTGCAAGAAGGACTGCAAAAAGGGAAAGAATCTACGGCACGTAATATGAAAGCCGAGGGAATAACCCCTCTTATCATCCAAAAATGCACCGGCCTTTCCCTTGAGGAAAT